Genomic DNA from Alicyclobacillus fastidiosus:
TGAGGTACATAAGGAGCTTCTAGGCTGGAGATTTCCTCAGGCGTCAGCGAGATGGACAGAGCCGCCACCGCGTCCTCAAGGTGGTGCATCTTCGTCGCCCCGACAATCGGCGCGGTCACGGGAGACTTCTGCAGCACCCATGCGAGTGCGACCTGTGCCCGTGGGACCCCGCGATTCGCCGCCACTTCCGCGACCCGTTCGACGACTCGCTTGTCCGCCTCGGCAGTCGCAGCGTAGAGCGTCTTGCCAAATTCATCAGTCTCCGAGCGCGCACTCGTTTCATCCCAATCGCGTGTCAGCCGTCCGCGTGCGAGTGGACTCCACGGAATGACGCCGATCTTCTCCGCTTCACAGAGCGGCAACATCTCGCGCTCCTCCTCGCGATACAGGAGATTCAAGTAGTCTTGCATCGACACAAAACGCGTCCAGCCGTTTTCGTCTGCGATATGTAGTGCTTTTAAGAACTGCCACGCATACATCGAGGAAGCGCCGATGTACCTCGCCTTGCCCGCCTTGACCACGTCGTGCAACGCCTCCATCGTCTCTTCGATCGGCGTATGGTAGTCCCAGCGGTGGATTTGATAGAGGTCGACGTAATCCGTCCCCAACCTCCTGAGGCTGTTGTCGATCTCGCTCATAATCACCTTGCGCGACAGCCCGGCCCCATTTGGCCCCGGTCGCATGCGACCGTGAACCTTCGTCGCGATGACCACCTCATCGCGGTTCGCGAATTCCTTTAAGGCTCGACCCACAATTTCTTCGCTGGTTCCATCCGAATACACGTTCGCGGTGTCGAAAAAGTTAATACCTAAGTCCAGCGCCTTGCGAATAAACGGGCGGCTCTGTTCCTCGTCGAGTACCCAACGATGGTTTCCGCGTTCGGGTACACCGTAGCTCATACAGCCAAGACAAATGCGAGATACATCAAGACCCGTGTTGCCCAATTTTACGTAGTCCATCCTGTCACTCCTCCTGGCTATCAGATGATTTACACAGCTTCTATTTTACGCGAAGTCGTGCCCGTTTCGCTATTTGATCGCGACTGAGTCTTCCACTCGCCCGCGAAGGCCGTCAACGTCAACTCGCTCGTAATACGAATGAACGACGGCGGCGGCTCGCTCACTCACCTGTTCTACCACCTGAACTCTGGCGCCCAAAATCCTCATGACCAGTCCCGCCTGTTCCATCGGCGACAGACCCACTTGAAGATCCATCTCGACGATCGATTCCATCAACGGCGCAACTCTTGTTCAAGTGGACGGGAAACGTCCCCTAAGATGTATAGACTTCCGAGCCACTGGCCAGGTGTTCGCCCAGACGCGCTCGACGAGCCCCTGGAGTACTTGTAGTGAGCGCTTGCCAATCTAAGGGCCATCAAACTAGATACAGCTCATGGTCTCGTGAACGAATATTCGTTCGATATCCCCCCGCGGCCAAGATGGTGCTGAATTTCCTCGAGCGATAGGACATGAGCGTATTTTGCGTTCAGGTCGAATAGGTTCGCGCAATGTGCAAAGTAGGACCTATCGAAACAGCAGTCCTCAATCACAAACGTCGCATACCCGTGAGAATGTGCGTCCACGGCAGACGCGCGCACGCACCCAGACGTCGAGACGCCACAAACCACCACTGTATCCACTCCTTGTCGAACGAGATACGATTGCAGCGGCGTCTCAAAAAAGGCGCTTGCCTTCGTCTTTTCCAAAACGTATTCCCCGTCGGATGGGCGAATCTCGGTAGGAAATTCGTTATACCTCCCCGCCATGTCCAGTTGTCTTTGCGATTTCACGGCACCGCCGACAAACTTGCTGTCATACGCTGCTCCCCTAGTAAAGACAATTGGCAAGTGAGACTCCCGGAAAAGTTGAAGCAGTGTCGCAATTCTCGGCAGGGCCTCCCAGGCCGCCGGTCCGCACGCAGTGGGGAACTCCTGAATGGCCTCCTCGAGCGTCACCCCCTCTGAACCAGTAAATCCGTATGTCGCGTCTACGATGAGCAGTACGATCCGCTTTCCAAAGTCGATAGCCTGATGAAATCCCGCTAGGGTATAGGTCGCTCTTTCCGACTCTGGGATCACTTCCATCCATTTCTTCGAAGTCGATGGTATACTCATGCCGCATTCCCCCTATTGGTCTGTTGATCCGCCATTTTCTAGAGCGAATGGTCAAGATCAAGCATTTGCCTGTTCGGTCTGGAACTGCTGCTTGTAGTGATCGATAATCTCGCCACCCGTGGTCACCCACACATCTTGGTGCCCTGTAATGTACTTGAGTGCTTTGTCGAGGGATTTGCTGCGAAACGGGTGGCCGATGAGGAATGGATGTAAACAAATGGACATCACGCGGCCAGTTGAAGCTCCGTCTTCGTAGAGCACGTCAAACTGATCCACTAACATCTGATAGAAATCTTCAGGCGTCATGTGCATGGTAAGAAACGCAGTAATATCATTCATCTCAATCGAGTAAGGGATGGAGTACAACGAGTTGTTGCGCACCTTGATGGGATATGGTTGGTCATCATTGACCCAGTCTCCGACGTACTCAAAACCTTCCTCAGCAAGGATGTCTGGTGTGTGGAACGTTTCTGTCAACGCGGGACCGAGCCACCCCTTGGGCCGCTTTCCGGTCACTCGCTCAATCGTGTCCCGCACGCGACGAATCACAGTACGCTCCTCGTCTTCACTCAAATTGGCCAACATTCTTGAATTCGTCTCTCCGTGACCCATCCACTCCCACTCCAGTTGCATACCGGCCTCCATAATTTGTGGGTAATGCTCACACACCTCCGAGTTCAATGTCACAGTTCCCTTCACACCATATTTGTGCATGATATCCATCATCCGCCAAACACCAACTCGCGGACCGTAGTCCCTCCATGAGTAATTCAATACATCGGGGGTGAAATGAGCTGTCGAACTGGTAATTGCGGTCCCCGGGGCATCAAAATGAAAATGCTCGATGTTCGGAATCACCCAAACGGCGACTCTCGCACCCTCCGGTAAGAAGAATGGTTTCCTGTCAACAATCGGTGAATAATCAATTCTTGCTTGATTCAATTTCATCGCTCCCTGTTCTTAAGGATTCTCACTGCGAACAGATAGGGCTTTAAGAATGAGGAATGAAACAAAATAGACGCACCTGTCCCGGTTTGATGCTCACCCCCTTCGAAATTGTTAACCAAACGACACCAAACTTGACCAAACTTAATCATTTAATCATCATTATATAGCCCTATTCAAACCAGTCAATAAATTATCTGAAAGTTTCGATCTTTTAATTTAGACTCATTACACTGCAGTAGAGGTGTCACATGAAAGTCGAGTGGGGCACAGTCGGTAAAAGCGGGATCGTATCGCAGATTGACGCTTGTATACGCATGCATTAATTTAGGGATATGTCCTTTACTAGGTGTAAGGTACTTTACAATCTGATCTGAATCGCTGACACCGTACATCTGGAGGTTTCCTACCATTTTAGTTTCCATTAACGAAGCCGCAAAACTCCTCGGTGTGTCCACAACCACGCTACGGCGTTTGGAAAAGAATAGCGTCGTGAAAGGCTACGGCGTGCAAGTCTATTACACGCCAGGTGGGCAGCGCCGGTATTCTACCGAAGAAATTGAGCAATATTTCAAACATCGAGGTTTCTCGGGGCGCTTTGGTTTTGGGGAGCGTCCAGTGCTACTTGTCATGGACTGCAATACGGCCTTTACCAGCAAAGAGTCACCGATGCACGGTGACTGGGATAAAGAGGTAGGGCACATTCGGGACCTCGTAAGCACAGCACATCAAACCAGATGCCCTGTGATTTATTCAAACTCGTATTTTCAAGAGGACGATCAAGCCCTTCAGATATTCATTAAGAAGGTACCCGGTATGGAAGCGCTCCCCACCTCCCCTGAATCCATTCAGTTGGATCCCCGAATCAAAGCGAAAAAATCAGACGTGTACATCTATACGAAGTACTTTTCCGTCTACTCGGACTCCAATCTTCTCGGGATCCTCCGTGAAGAGCGATGTGATACCCTGATCATCGCCGGTTTTTCAACGAGTGGCGCCGTTCGCGCCATGGCGACGGAGACCATCCAACACGCCATCCGTCCAATCATCCCGGCGGAGGCTGTTGGCGACAGAGATGAATTGATGCACCGGAATAACCTCGCGGACATCGACAGGAAATTTGGAGACGTCATGCCGATTCACGAAGTCATCCGCCATCTGCATACGCGATCAACGCGATGACACCATCGATGATGTACGACCATTGTCTTAGCCGCCAGAAACCGGGCCTAGATGGCCTTGTGGATTGATTGCTTCTGTGCCGTACCGCAACCCGTCCGAATCGCATGCTGTTGACGACAAAAGGGCCATTCCACGTCATCTACTTAGATCATGGAATGGCCCCGATTTCATTTTACAGGTTGCGCTGCTAGCTCGAACTACCTGCCCTACGCTCGAACGAGATACCCCAAATCCCGCGAAAGCTGATGCGCGGCGCTCTTCAGTGCCTGTATCAATCCCGAGTCGGCGTCAATGCGCAGCCCCCCATGTGTACCGACGACGGCCAGTGCCGCCTCTAATCCGCCGGACCTGTTGAAAACAGGCGCTGCGGCAGCTGCAATACCTGGGATGTGTTCCCCATCAACCGTCGCGTAACCGGCACTTCGAACGTGTTCTAACCTGTCCGCAAGAAGCGTGCGTTCCAGGCCAAACCGCTCTATTTCCTGCTCTAACATCGGCCAAACTCGATCATAATGCATGAACGCAGAGAAGATTAAACCTGTCGCACTGTGCGTCAAACTAACTCGACTTCCCACTTTGATCCCAATATTGACCGCGCGATCACTTTCTTGCCAGAGAAGAAAGAACGGGCCACTCTGGCCCCAAATGCCTAAGGCGAACGTCTCGTTAAATTGCGCCTGGAGTTCATCGATATATAACTTTGCCTGACTCCTGATGTCGAATTGTTCTGACGCGATTAATCCGAGCAAAAGAATTTCATTCCCCAATGTATACTTTAAGTCTCGGCCCTTGGATAAAAAGCCAATCCGGGTCAAACTCACTAAATACTTATGTAACTTGGTCTTCGTCATGCCACAGCGGTTTGACAACTCCATCATGGACAGGGGTCTATTCGCTTCCGACACTGCCTTCAGTATTACGTATGCCTGTTCTAGCGATTGGATCCCTTGTGATTCCTTCCGGAACTCCGTGTTCAAATACAATTCCCCTCGTCAAGCCAGCAGATTACTCCCACTATATCACATCAAAAACGCGAATTTTCCGTCGGTCTGATCACTGACTGGGATCGGCTCCATACAAACCGTTGTCCTTTCATACGTCGGCCCCGTGTACCCATGTCACGTCCATCAACAGCCTCAGTTGACAAATATTTTGAATCATCATACGATTTCAGGTAAGTTCATTTATAGTGAATTGAGTTCACGATAATTACAAAAGGGGATGTTTTGCATGAAGTTTGGCTATTTCACGCTCACAGACAACCCAGCCGAATACGGAAAGGAACGCAAGGATTCAAATCAGATGCTACTCGACCTAGTGGAGCAGGCGGTATACGCTGAGGAACTTGGATTTCACTCATTGTGGGTACCAGAGCACCACTTTTCAGTGTTGGGCGTATTGCCTTCTCCATCGATGTTGCTCGGTCATGTGGCAGCGAAGACCCGCCATCTGCAACTGGCGCCCGCGGTAGTCCTTCTGCCAGCCAGTCACCCAGTCCGTATGGCCGAGGAATACGCGCTGTTGGACTTACTCAGCAATGGCCGGGCCATTTTCTCCGCAGGGCGCGGCTACGATAAACGTGAATACGATGCGTTTGGTATCAACTTCCATGACAGTCGAGATATTTTCTTTGAAGGACTAGATATCATTCAACTCGCGTGGACAAAGAAAGCGTTCTCATATGATGGGAAATTCTATAAGATCCCTGAAATCAGCATCACGCCTCGGCCTGTTCAGGAACCGCACCCCCCCATTTATGTCGCCTCATTTAGTCAACCATCGTTAGAAAAGGCGGCAGAGATGGGAGCACACGTCATCTTTGCACCATTCGCGGCGAACATGGTATTCGGGAGCATCGCGAATGCAGTGAACACATTCAAGAAGTCGTCGCAGGAACACGGCTTTGAGAACAAAAAAGTTAGGTGCTCATACTTTTTGAACGTGACAGAGACAAAAACTGAAGCGGAAGAGACTAAACGCCGCATGCTCAAGTACTTCCATGGCATTGTCCCGGCATTCCCGTCGGATCCTACCACAGCACCGCCGCATATTCGTTACTTTATCGATATCGTCGATAGATTACGTCAATTACAGACTACTGATCTAAGCGATCAAACGATTATCGTCGGCGACGCCGAGTATTGCACAGAGGCCCTGAAGAAGGTCGAGACCGCAGGCGTCGAAGAAGTCATCATCTACTTTGACTTCGGCGGTTTAAGCCACAGGGAGACCATGAAGTCCATGGAGCGATTTGCTAAGTACGTATTGCCTCACTTCAACCAACATGTTGTAACTGCGTGACTAAATAGAGCGAATCCACTTCACAAGGGGGCGACAAATGTGCAATCGACCGTAGATAGTGTAGAGTTTCGCAAGGCGATGGGGGAATTCGCCACCGGTATCACCGTCGTCACGACTATGGACGGAGAACTTATACGAGGGATGACCGCAAATTCCTTTACTTCAGTATCACTCACCCCCCCGTTGATTCTTGTCTCTGTCGATAAACGTGCAAATCACTTCCGATACATTACACAGACGAAAAGCTTTGGCGTCAGCGTATTGGCAGCTGACCAAGAGGCGATTTCACGACACTTCGCGGGTCACCCGAGTCCCGAGATCGAATCGTCTCTGCGCTTTACGCAATTTCAGGGAATTCCCGTATTAGAGGACTGTAACATGTGGGCGGCATGCCACTTATGGGCGACCTATGACGGAGGAGATCACGCCTTGTTCGTCGGCGAGGTTCTTTCGCATCATCGTACGGACGGGGAGCCGTTGCTGTTCTATCGAGGTCAATACCACGTACTACAATCCACTACAAGCACATCTGTCTAAGAGAAATAGGACAAACGACGGCAAGCTCAAGAGCCAACTATCTGGTGGCTGGCTCTTGAGCTTTGCATGAACATCGCAAGGACAAAGTTTAGTCCGCAAACCTCCGCTTTTTCCATCGAATCGTGTCCAGATGGCCAGTGATTAACTTGCTACATTTCTTCATCTCCTGAATCAGATGGTTGGTTGTTCGCGGTGAGTAGTGATCCGTTGGGCATGTGATACTGATGGCGGCGGTCACTCGCTCTGTAAGATCGCTAAAAATAGGCACTGAAAGGGCGAATCTACAGGGTCGGTACTGCTCATACGACTCGGCGTATTCCTGTTGTCTGATTTTATCGAGTTCCTCCTTTAACCGCGTCGGATCCGTCACTGTCTTCTGCGTATACTGTTTCATCGGAAGACTGGTATATCGGTCAATTTCGGACTGATCTTGAAACGCTAACAACAGCTTCCCGACCGCTGTACAGTGACACGCGACGCGCCTCCCCATCCCATTGAAAAACAACGTGTCAGTGTCCTCAGGAAACTTCAATAGATACACGACATCTCCCATGTCGTAAATGGCGAGTTGAATCACTTCACCAAGCTTGTCAGCGAGCACCCCCAATACCGGAAAGGCGACAGTACAGATGTCGATCTCGTGGTAGAAGACCGTCCCGATTTCAAACGCGCCAACGGAGAGCGAGTATTTCTTATTCTTTGGATTCTGCTGAATCACGTTCTCCTCGACGAGCGTGCGCACCAGCCGAAATACGGCACTTTTGTGGAGTTGCAGCCGTTCGCTGAGCTCCTTGATACCCAATTCCGGACTGGCGTGAGAGAATTGCCGTAATAGACGAACTGCATTGCGCACTGAAGAAAGCAAAACTTGACCCTGTTCCATATCCGCCTCCTGCCCCCTAACGACGACAGAATGTTTCGCGAATTTCGCCAAGGTTTCCTGGGACCGTCCCAACTAGCCTAAATCGGAATGACTAACAATGTGGGGATGCGCGTCGTGTCGAAGATCACGCTCTTTTCCATGAACTTCGGCTCCCCTTCGAGGAACACAATGCGATCCACATATTTCCCTGTATTGTAGAGCGTCGTCGAGCCCTCATTCGTCGTGCGGAACACTGTGTAGTTCGTGTGAACCGTGAAGACGCCCTCCACTTCACGAACTACCTGTACCGCACTAATCATGTGACGATACCACTGATGTTCGTAAACATTTGCCTCGCGAAGCGATTGAATTCGGTCTTTCAACATTCCGCGACTGTCACAATACATCACCGTCATCGGTAAATCCCGTTCAGCATTCTCCCGGGAAATGATGCGGTAGAGACAATCTTCCGTAAAGAAATCAGGCCACTCCTCGAGGCGATTGTCGTCAATGCAATGTACATATCGTGCTAATAGATCCTCGATGGGCCTCTGTGCGGATTGTAAATCCATAACAGTCTCTCCTCTCGACCGTGACAAGCTCTGTAGTAGCAAGCCGTCAGAAATTCATGAACGCCCTGTACTGTTGCCAAAATCCCCGAATCGACGTCTCCGTCACGCGATGTTCCTGACTCTCGACACCCGTTCCGCCCATCTCGACAAATGACGATTGCTCCCCGTCTCGAGTCACGCCTTTCTGCACGATTTCGCCGATGGCGCCATCCTCCATCGAGATGAGTCCAGCTGGTCCAATCAGGTTGGACTGTTTTACGCGAATGTTTCGCATCGAATCATCGTCATCCGCATAGCCGAAGTACGTCCAAATGAGTTCCGTCTCGTTTGGCCCCTTCGGGACAATTTGCCGAACGGCGAGCGTATTGTAAATCTGTTGGACGACCAGATTGGGGAAGATCGTCTGAATCGCCAATGTCACTCCGTCGTCGAACTCGGGCCTTCCAGCTAGAAGCGACTCGTCCTCCAAAGTAAATTTGGATTGGTACGATCGCAAATTGGACTTTTGGTACTCGCCCTCTCGACCCTCGTCCGTGTTCATCTTGGTAAAACTAATGTGGTGCC
This window encodes:
- a CDS encoding isochorismatase family protein; translation: MNEAAKLLGVSTTTLRRLEKNSVVKGYGVQVYYTPGGQRRYSTEEIEQYFKHRGFSGRFGFGERPVLLVMDCNTAFTSKESPMHGDWDKEVGHIRDLVSTAHQTRCPVIYSNSYFQEDDQALQIFIKKVPGMEALPTSPESIQLDPRIKAKKSDVYIYTKYFSVYSDSNLLGILREERCDTLIIAGFSTSGAVRAMATETIQHAIRPIIPAEAVGDRDELMHRNNLADIDRKFGDVMPIHEVIRHLHTRSTR
- a CDS encoding LLM class flavin-dependent oxidoreductase, with translation MKFGYFTLTDNPAEYGKERKDSNQMLLDLVEQAVYAEELGFHSLWVPEHHFSVLGVLPSPSMLLGHVAAKTRHLQLAPAVVLLPASHPVRMAEEYALLDLLSNGRAIFSAGRGYDKREYDAFGINFHDSRDIFFEGLDIIQLAWTKKAFSYDGKFYKIPEISITPRPVQEPHPPIYVASFSQPSLEKAAEMGAHVIFAPFAANMVFGSIANAVNTFKKSSQEHGFENKKVRCSYFLNVTETKTEAEETKRRMLKYFHGIVPAFPSDPTTAPPHIRYFIDIVDRLRQLQTTDLSDQTIIVGDAEYCTEALKKVETAGVEEVIIYFDFGGLSHRETMKSMERFAKYVLPHFNQHVVTA
- a CDS encoding flavin reductase family protein gives rise to the protein MQSTVDSVEFRKAMGEFATGITVVTTMDGELIRGMTANSFTSVSLTPPLILVSVDKRANHFRYITQTKSFGVSVLAADQEAISRHFAGHPSPEIESSLRFTQFQGIPVLEDCNMWAACHLWATYDGGDHALFVGEVLSHHRTDGEPLLFYRGQYHVLQSTTSTSV
- a CDS encoding isochorismatase family protein — translated: MSIPSTSKKWMEVIPESERATYTLAGFHQAIDFGKRIVLLIVDATYGFTGSEGVTLEEAIQEFPTACGPAAWEALPRIATLLQLFRESHLPIVFTRGAAYDSKFVGGAVKSQRQLDMAGRYNEFPTEIRPSDGEYVLEKTKASAFFETPLQSYLVRQGVDTVVVCGVSTSGCVRASAVDAHSHGYATFVIEDCCFDRSYFAHCANLFDLNAKYAHVLSLEEIQHHLGRGGISNEYSFTRP
- a CDS encoding IclR family transcriptional regulator is translated as MNTEFRKESQGIQSLEQAYVILKAVSEANRPLSMMELSNRCGMTKTKLHKYLVSLTRIGFLSKGRDLKYTLGNEILLLGLIASEQFDIRSQAKLYIDELQAQFNETFALGIWGQSGPFFLLWQESDRAVNIGIKVGSRVSLTHSATGLIFSAFMHYDRVWPMLEQEIERFGLERTLLADRLEHVRSAGYATVDGEHIPGIAAAAAPVFNRSGGLEAALAVVGTHGGLRIDADSGLIQALKSAAHQLSRDLGYLVRA
- a CDS encoding aldo/keto reductase, whose amino-acid sequence is MDYVKLGNTGLDVSRICLGCMSYGVPERGNHRWVLDEEQSRPFIRKALDLGINFFDTANVYSDGTSEEIVGRALKEFANRDEVVIATKVHGRMRPGPNGAGLSRKVIMSEIDNSLRRLGTDYVDLYQIHRWDYHTPIEETMEALHDVVKAGKARYIGASSMYAWQFLKALHIADENGWTRFVSMQDYLNLLYREEEREMLPLCEAEKIGVIPWSPLARGRLTRDWDETSARSETDEFGKTLYAATAEADKRVVERVAEVAANRGVPRAQVALAWVLQKSPVTAPIVGATKMHHLEDAVAALSISLTPEEISSLEAPYVPHPVLGFK
- a CDS encoding aromatic-ring-hydroxylating dioxygenase subunit beta, with translation MDLQSAQRPIEDLLARYVHCIDDNRLEEWPDFFTEDCLYRIISRENAERDLPMTVMYCDSRGMLKDRIQSLREANVYEHQWYRHMISAVQVVREVEGVFTVHTNYTVFRTTNEGSTTLYNTGKYVDRIVFLEGEPKFMEKSVIFDTTRIPTLLVIPI
- a CDS encoding IclR family transcriptional regulator; this translates as MEQGQVLLSSVRNAVRLLRQFSHASPELGIKELSERLQLHKSAVFRLVRTLVEENVIQQNPKNKKYSLSVGAFEIGTVFYHEIDICTVAFPVLGVLADKLGEVIQLAIYDMGDVVYLLKFPEDTDTLFFNGMGRRVACHCTAVGKLLLAFQDQSEIDRYTSLPMKQYTQKTVTDPTRLKEELDKIRQQEYAESYEQYRPCRFALSVPIFSDLTERVTAAISITCPTDHYSPRTTNHLIQEMKKCSKLITGHLDTIRWKKRRFAD
- a CDS encoding polysaccharide deacetylase family protein; translated protein: MNQARIDYSPIVDRKPFFLPEGARVAVWVIPNIEHFHFDAPGTAITSSTAHFTPDVLNYSWRDYGPRVGVWRMMDIMHKYGVKGTVTLNSEVCEHYPQIMEAGMQLEWEWMGHGETNSRMLANLSEDEERTVIRRVRDTIERVTGKRPKGWLGPALTETFHTPDILAEEGFEYVGDWVNDDQPYPIKVRNNSLYSIPYSIEMNDITAFLTMHMTPEDFYQMLVDQFDVLYEDGASTGRVMSICLHPFLIGHPFRSKSLDKALKYITGHQDVWVTTGGEIIDHYKQQFQTEQANA